A region of Macrobrachium nipponense isolate FS-2020 chromosome 7, ASM1510439v2, whole genome shotgun sequence DNA encodes the following proteins:
- the LOC135217650 gene encoding uncharacterized protein K02A2.6-like: MTTTEVEQLAFHINSVKKDAQEHLMAQIEINGKLTPMQIDTAADVTIISERVAQTIPNLVIRPSDKVLKSYNGTNIEVVGSSQVKVQYKDQEIGKLPLTIVKGQGQTLLGLDWLRCIKIDWPSILRVTGTKQEPAEEISLTNLLSDYKEVFEDRVGTVKNAQAVLVLKENATPRFSAPRPVPYALKTAVETEITRLESEGSWEKVDYSDWSSPLVPIVKDNGQVRLCGDYKVTLNPQLQVAQHPVPNPKDMFTTLSGCSVFSKIDLRQAFQQLSMDENSQKLCTVNTYLGLYRPKRLPYGVASSPAIWQQTMGKIFRNKLDLMYPSLQSVRTERL; the protein is encoded by the coding sequence ATGACGACCACAGAAGTAGAACAATTAGCATTTCACATTAATTCCGTGAAAAAAGATGCACAAGAACATCTTATggctcaaatagaaataaatgggaaactcacACCCATGCAAATAGACACAGCTGCAGATGTGACAATAATTTCTGAAAGAGTAGCACAAACTATACCTAACCTAGTGATAAGACCTTCAGACAAAGTGCTCAAAAGTTATAATGGTACAAACATAGAAGTAGTTGGTTCATCACAAGTGAAAGTTCAGTACAAAGATCAAGAGATAGGTAAGTTACCATTGACAATAGTCAAGGGTCAAGGACAGACATTATTAGGATTAGATTGGTTAAGATGCATAAAAATAGATTGgcctagtattctaagggttacaggtacaaaacaagaaccagcagaagaaatttcattaactaATCTTCTATCAGATTACAAAGAAGTATTTGAAGACAGAGTAGGAACAGTAAAGAATGCACAAGCAGTCTTAGTTTTAAAGGAGAATGCTACTCCTAGATTTTCTGCTCCAAGACCAGTTCCATATGCATTGAAAACAGCTGTGGAAACTGAAATTACAAGGTTAGAAAGTGAAGGTTCATGGGAAAAGGTAGATTATTCAGATTGGTCTTCACCATTAGTTCCAATTGTTAAGGACAACGGTCAAGTTAGGTTGTGTGGAGATTACAAGGTAACATTAAATCCACAATTGCAAGTAGCACAACATCCAGTGCCAAATCCTAAAGATATGTTCACAACTTTGTCAGGATGCTCAGTATTTTCTAAGATAGATCTTAGACAAGCATTTCAACAACTATCCATGGATGAAAATTCCCAAAAGCTATGTACTGTAAACACATATTTAGGGCTgtatcgtccaaaaagacttccctATGGTGTTGCTAGCAGTCCAGCAATATGGCAGCAAACAATGGGCAAAATATTCAGGAATAAGTTAGATCTAATGTATCCAAGCTTGCAGTCAGTTAGAACAGAAAGGTTATGA